In one window of Anthonomus grandis grandis chromosome 11, icAntGran1.3, whole genome shotgun sequence DNA:
- the LOC126741936 gene encoding uncharacterized protein LOC126741936 produces the protein MRYLIFVILLSALKCVYCESPPNELSPENATEEEKKLSEYILVILEHYKQQDPVGLPGAPIPEPLIIPQMNTSISVGVGRMSFKNIQLFGLKKFRIDHVTVNVAAMRVEAALIIDQIDVIGNYTLSSWFSSSHGPFTVVLKNVFVQANAALEVQKNGSLEAQAITMDLTFKDMNMDFKGLGFVASMAQNMISSVGPFFFDSIKPYILSQANVNIRNDINKQVSKFPQQFPNSISPFDQLVAEIRRKVQFMGYDPYKINDYNNSVGVFDVYLTHTWLYGGSSFHRTKDILFKMKNNTVHILVEVGTQKLLGTTHWEVSLISGLLSRIGTASFSVEYIKVQVNASQSMDTRKRPSLDDIQLELGNIQVRFDGLGTLDYAIEFAVNVVPNLLRYQIMDAIEKPIKLKIQEELDKVDVEMLIKENASKLDTSEGLEELNNLF, from the exons atgaggtatttaatttttgtgatattattaAGTGCCTTAAAGTGCGTTTATTGTGAAt CTCCTCCAAATGAATTAAGTCCAGAAAATGCAACGGAAGAGGAAAAAAAACTGAGTGAATACATCTTGGTCATTCTTGAACATTACAAACAACAAGATCCCGTAGGATTACCGGGGGCACCGATTCCGGAACCCTTGATCATTCCTCAGATGAATACTTCCATTTCAGTCGGAGTAGGCCGTatgagttttaaaaacatacagTTGTTTGGCTTAAAGAAATTCAGGATTGATCACGTAACTGTGAATGTGGCTGCCATGAGAGTTGAAGCCGCCCTAATTATTGATCAGATTGATGTTATTGGAAATTATACGTTAAG TTCATGGTTCAGCTCTTCTCACGGACCTTTCACTGTAGTCCTAAAGAACGTTTTTGTTCAAGCTAATGCGGCTTTAGAGGTACAGAAAAATGGTTCCTTAGAAGCTCAAGCTATCACTATGGATCTTACATTTAAAGACATGAATATGGATTTTAAAGGACTCGGATTTGTAGCTTCAATGGCTCAG AATATGATCAGCTCGGTGGGACCATTTTTCTTTGACTCAATCAAACCTTATATTCTTAGTCAGGCTAATGTTAATATAAGAAACGATATTAATAAGCAAGTATCGAAATTTCCTCAACAGTTCCCCAATTCTATTTCACCATTTGACCAATTAGTAGCGgaaattcgaagaaaagttcaattTATGGGATATGATccatataaaattaatgattataataatagcgttgggGTGTTTGATGTCTATCTTACACATACTTGGTTGTATGGAGGATCTAGCTTTCATAG aacgaaagatattttatttaaaatgaagaaCAACACGGTTCATATTTTAGTCGAAGTAGGAACTCAAAAGCTGCTTGGAACTACCCATTGGGAAGTCTCTTTGATATCTGGTCTTTTGTCCAGAATTGGAACAGCTTCATTTAGTGTAGAGTatataaag GTCCAAGTTAATGCTAGTCAAAGCATGGATACTAGAAAACGTCCATCTTTAGATGACATACAACTGGAACTAGGAAATATCCAAGTGCGTTTTGACGGTTTAGGTACTTTGGATTATGCCATAGAGTTTGCAGTCAACGTAGTGCCAAATTTGCTACGGTATCAGATCATGGATGCTATTGAAAAACccataaaattaaagattcaaGAAGAGTTAGATAAAGTTGACGTTGAAAtgcttattaaagaaaatgcgtCTAAGCTGGACACTAGCGAGGGGctggaagaattaaataatttattttaa